One Skermanella sp. TT6 genomic window, CACCTCGCCCGCCATGCTCGCCGGAACGATCCTTACGATAGGTTCGGAGTCATTTTCCCGTCCAGGGGCACTGACCGGAAGCGGGAGCGGTTCGGAGGGACGCTCCGACGCAATACCGACGGACCGTTTCCTTGCAAGTGAAAGCGGTGACGCCACCCTGGACACGGCGCAGGATCGGATCGACCCCTCCCGCTTGCCACCTCCGGTCAAGGGGGTTTCCCTTGCGACGTCCTGACGCGCGACATCCGGACAAGGCGGGCAGCATATTAGAGCAACCCATAATACCTTTCGTATCAAAGGCTTAGTTGAAACGATCTTTCCTTCAGGAGAAAGAAGATGTCGAAGCGTGTCGCGTTGTCAGTGCTCGCCGGCATTGTCCTGGCATCCTCCGCCGGCTCCGCGCCGGCGCTGGCCGCCGAGCCGATCCAGCCGATCGAACCGGCGAAGATCATGTCTCCCGGCATGGTGGAACTCGGCAAGAAGCTCTTCTTCGACCCCCGCCTGTCCAAGTCCGGCTTCATCTCGTGCAACTCGTGCCACAACCTGTCCATGGGCGGCTCGGACAACCTCAAGACCTCGATCGGCCACAATTGGCAGCAGGGTCCGATCAACGCGCCGACGGTGCTGAACTCCAGCCTGAACGTGGCCCAGTTCTGGGACGGCCGCGCGCTGACCTTGCAGGATCAGGCCGGCGGACCGATCGCCAACCCCGGCGAGATGGCCTCGACCCACGCGCTGGCCATCTCCGTCCTCCAGTCGATCCCGGCCTATGTCGCGGAGTTCAAGGCCGTCTTCGGCAGGGAGACGGTGACCATCGCCGAGGTCACCCAGGCCATCGCCGCCTTCGAGGAGACCCTCGTCACCCCGAATTCGCGCTTCGACAAGTGGCTGAAGGGCGACAAGGGTGCGCTGACCAACGCCGAGCTCGAAGGCTACGAACTGTTCAAGGATTCGGGCTGTACCGCCTGTCACAACGGCTCGGCGGCCGGCGGCAACACTTTCCAGAAGATGGGCGTGGTCGAGCCTTACCAGTCCACGAGCCCGGCGGAGGGGCGGGTCGCCGTGACCAAGGAGGAGGCAGACCGCTTCAACTTCAAGGTTCCGACCCTGCGCAACGTCGAGATGACCTACCCCTACTTCCACGACGGCGAGGCCGCGACGCTCACCCAGGCGGTGGACACCATGGGGCGGATCCAGCTCGGCCGGAAATTCACCGAGGCCGAGAACGCCAAGATCGTGGCGTTCCTCAAGACGCTGACGGGCGACCAGCCGGACTTCAAGCTGCCGATCCTGCCCCCCTCGACCGACGCGACTCCGCGGCCCAGGCCCTTCGACTGACCGCAAGGCGATTGACGGGAGGGAGAGACGGAGGACCGGGTGGCCGCGCCGCCCGGTCCGACTTCCAGCGGCGACCAGGGACGGACGTTCGGCATGGCATGGCAACGCTTCGGCATCACGGGGACCGTCATGGCCGCGGCGGTCGGAGGGATCCTGGCCGGCGTCATCGGCTGGGGCGGCTTCAACACCGTGATGGAGGCCACCAACCGCACCGGCTTCTGCATTTCGTGCCACGAGATGCGCGATACCGTCTATGCCGAATATACCCGGTCACTCCATTACCGGAACGGCTCGGGGGTCCGAGCGGAATGCGCCGACTGCCATGTGCCGCGCGACTGGACGCACAAGGTGGCCCGGAAGCTGGCCGCCACGAACGAGCTCTATCATTGGCTGGCCGGCTCCATCGACACCCGGGAGAAGTTCGAGGCCAAGCGGCACGAACTGGCCCGCCACGAATGGGACCGGATGCGCGCCACCGACAGCCGCGAATGCCGCAACTGCCACTCCTTCGAGGCGATGGACCCGCACCGGCAGTCCGCCAAGGCCGCCAAGGCGATGGCCGAGGCCGCAAGGGCCGGCAGGACCTGCATCGACTGCCACAAGGGCATCGCCCACGCCTTCCCCGACGTGACGGCCGGCCACCGGCGCGCTTTCGCGGAACTTTCGGCCGAGGCGGCGGCCCTGGCGTTGGAACCCGGCCGGAGAGCCTACGCCCTGGCCACGCTCCCGCTTCAGCTGGAGCGTCGGGAGCCGGGCTCCCCGCCGGACGGCGAGCTTGCCGCCGCGACTCCGGTCCGGGTGCTGGCGGTGGCCGGCGGGCTGGTGCGGGTCGAGGTCGTCGGATGGCGGCGCGGCGATGCCGCCGGGACGCTCTATGCGGAGGCCGGCAAGCGCATCCCGCGCGCCAGGCTCGGGGACGCCGCCGCCGCCGAGGATCTGCGCACGGTGACCGATCCGGACACGGGCCAGAACTGGACGGAGGTTCGCCTCGCCGTCTGGACGCCGGCCGGCGGCTATGTCCCCGCGATCGAGCCCTTGTGGGCGCAGGCCGCCCGGGTCTACGACGCGAACTGCACGCTCTGCCATGCCGCGCACCCGCCGACCGCCTACACCGCGAACGAGTGGATCGGCAACATCAACGCCATGAGACGCCTGACCAAGCTCGACGACGAGGAGATCCGCCTTTTGCAGGCCTATCTGCAACTCCACGCCAGGGACAGGGACAAGGCGGCAAAGACACCCTGAAACGAAAAACGCCGTCGGCGAGGAGGAGGAATGGGGTCAGAGTGATTTTTCAGCTCGCATCGGATGCGCGCCGCGCCCGCCGACCCTGCTAGAATGGATCTGCAAGCGGACAGGCCGAAGGATAACCCTATGACGGAACAGCCGGATCGCCGAACCATGTCCCGCGCAAGCTTCCGGCGGTGGCCGGAGGAGCAGGCCGGCGGCGCACGCCAAGAGCGGGTAGAGGGCGAACCGGCCGCCAAGGCCCCGGAGCGAATCATCCATGCCCGGTTGAAAGCCCGGGTCTGGCAGGCGCTCGACCGGCCGCTTTCATGTCGCGGGCGTTCCACCCTATGACGACACCGTCCTGGTCTGCGGCCTGTTCGTCATCGGCAACGGCCTGTCGTTCCGCGCCCTGCCGCGCTGACCGCCGCACCTGCGGTCACGGCACGGTAATGATCTCGAACGGTTCCCGTAGGTCGGTCTCGGGCGAAGGCCGACCAACGGCACGCTGCCCCGCCGCACCCTTTCATAAGATTGAAATCCTCAGTCATAAGGTATAATTCACCTGCGCCATCTGCCCGGAGAGTTCCCGCCACGGCGCCGCCGGCCGCCAGCCTCGCCCAGGCCACCCGGCTCTCCGGCTATGCCTGGACCAGCGCCCGCCAGACCGGGTCGCGCCTGATGCAGGACGGCTGCGTCGCCGCCCCCGTGGTCGAACTCGCCGCGGAGGAGGAGCGCCGCCGCCGGGAGGAGACCGACGAGATGGTCGCGGCGCTCAAGCGCGTCCCGTTCGAGGAGGTGGAAAAGCAGAACTGCTCCGCCGGTCGGCATCACCGGGACCATCGCCTCGGCCCTGGCGGAGGCGGAGGACAAGGACGACGGCACCCTGCCCGCCGATCCCGACCCGCCCATGCCGCCGGCCGCCATAGCCCCGGTCGAGCCCATGCGCAACCTGAAGGAGGCGCGCCAGCGGCACGCCGCCGCGGTCGAGCGGAACTCCCGGTGCCTCAAGCTGATCCTCGGCCGCCACAAGGACGACAAGGACCTCAAGGCCCGGATCGAGTCGTCCGACGATGCCCACCTCTTCTTCGACGCCGACACCGGCCCCGGCCGTGCAACCTCCGCCCCGTTCCGGCGGTTAACTGTCATGCGGCCATCAAGACCGGCCGCGCCCATCTTGCCGGAGACCGGAGCGACCATGCTGAAGGGCCTCGACCCGCTGCTCCACGCCGACCTGCTCTATGTCCTGGCCGCCATGGGCCATGGCGACGAACTGGCCCTGGTCGACAGGAACTTCCCCGCCGTGTCGCTGGGCGCGCGGGTGATCCGGCTGGACGGGGCGGATGCGCCGCGGGCGCTGGAGGCGATCCTGTCGGTCATGCCGCTGGACGACATGCTGGACACTCCCTACACCCGCATGGTCGACCTGTCGATCGGCGAGGCCGAGGAGTCGGAGATCTGCCGCCAGTTCGTGGACGTCGTCGAGCGTTTCGAGGGCCCGCGCTGGACCATCGGCCAGATCGACCGCTTCGGTTTCTATGACCGGGCGCGGGCCGCCTTCGCCGTCGTGGTCACCGGCGAGACCCGGGTGAACGGCTGCCTGCTGCTGGCCAAGGGCATCGTCCGACCGGCCCAGCCGGTCCCCGACCGGACCTCCTCCGGGTCCGGGGAATCCGGCGCACGGTCATATTCCCGCCCCGATCTTCAGGGGGAATCATCTTCGCGGGAGCGCCCGGTTCCTGTATCCTGAACCGGTTCTGCTGTGCCGACGCGGGTAGTTCTGGGGGGTGGGAGACACTGCCATGGTGGTGGGGCGCCGTTATCTGATCCGGCAGGCGACGGGCGACCTGGTCGAGCTGTCCCGCCGGGATTTCGACCGTGCGGACGACCGGATCGCCCCGATCGCCGGGCTGGCCGGCCGGTGCGTCGAGATGGTGTCGGTGGTGGTGGTCGAGTCGCCCCACCTGACGCCGGTGGTGTCCGATGTCGCCTTCACCAAGGTCTATTTCGACGACGACGGGTTCATCGACGTCTCCAAGCGCGACCTGATGATCCGGCTGATGGTCGAAAGCTGCGCCG contains:
- a CDS encoding cytochrome-c peroxidase — its product is MSKRVALSVLAGIVLASSAGSAPALAAEPIQPIEPAKIMSPGMVELGKKLFFDPRLSKSGFISCNSCHNLSMGGSDNLKTSIGHNWQQGPINAPTVLNSSLNVAQFWDGRALTLQDQAGGPIANPGEMASTHALAISVLQSIPAYVAEFKAVFGRETVTIAEVTQAIAAFEETLVTPNSRFDKWLKGDKGALTNAELEGYELFKDSGCTACHNGSAAGGNTFQKMGVVEPYQSTSPAEGRVAVTKEEADRFNFKVPTLRNVEMTYPYFHDGEAATLTQAVDTMGRIQLGRKFTEAENAKIVAFLKTLTGDQPDFKLPILPPSTDATPRPRPFD
- a CDS encoding NapC/NirT family cytochrome c gives rise to the protein MAAPPGPTSSGDQGRTFGMAWQRFGITGTVMAAAVGGILAGVIGWGGFNTVMEATNRTGFCISCHEMRDTVYAEYTRSLHYRNGSGVRAECADCHVPRDWTHKVARKLAATNELYHWLAGSIDTREKFEAKRHELARHEWDRMRATDSRECRNCHSFEAMDPHRQSAKAAKAMAEAARAGRTCIDCHKGIAHAFPDVTAGHRRAFAELSAEAAALALEPGRRAYALATLPLQLERREPGSPPDGELAAATPVRVLAVAGGLVRVEVVGWRRGDAAGTLYAEAGKRIPRARLGDAAAAEDLRTVTDPDTGQNWTEVRLAVWTPAGGYVPAIEPLWAQAARVYDANCTLCHAAHPPTAYTANEWIGNINAMRRLTKLDDEEIRLLQAYLQLHARDRDKAAKTP
- a CDS encoding RbsD/FucU family protein, yielding MPPAAIAPVEPMRNLKEARQRHAAAVERNSRCLKLILGRHKDDKDLKARIESSDDAHLFFDADTGPGRATSAPFRRLTVMRPSRPAAPILPETGATMLKGLDPLLHADLLYVLAAMGHGDELALVDRNFPAVSLGARVIRLDGADAPRALEAILSVMPLDDMLDTPYTRMVDLSIGEAEESEICRQFVDVVERFEGPRWTIGQIDRFGFYDRARAAFAVVVTGETRVNGCLLLAKGIVRPAQPVPDRTSSGSGESGARSYSRPDLQGESSSRERPVPVS